One stretch of Paramormyrops kingsleyae isolate MSU_618 chromosome 4, PKINGS_0.4, whole genome shotgun sequence DNA includes these proteins:
- the mtmr6 gene encoding myotubularin-related protein 6, with translation MEHIRTPKVEQVKLQDRFSNKVIAGTLYLTATHLIFVESSSGSSNAQEIWILHHHIASVEKLSLTAGGCPLLIQCRNFRVVHFVIPRERDCHDVYSSLLRLLRPAYYEELYAFSYNPKQNDQQREEGWQLIDLNAEFERMGVPCDQWQLTDVNREYKVCETYPRDLYVPVTASKPIIVGSSKFRSKGRFPVLTYFYQEKKAAVCRCSQPLSGFSARCLEDEHLLQAISKANHNCRYVYVMDTRPKLNALANRAAGKGYENEDNYSNIRFQFVGIENIHVMRASLQKLLEVVGARFLSMTDYLQGLESSGWLRHIKAVVDAAIFLTKAVAVEGASVLVHCSDGWDRTAQVCSLGALLMDPYYRTIKGFMVLIEKDWISFGHKFADRCDQLDGDPKEVSPVFTQFLDCVWQVTEQFPQAFQFSEWFLIQIHEHVHSCQFGNFLGNSQREREELQLKEKTHSLWSYLLAEQQNYENPLYSPALAETQPILEPSTLPCHFKFWRNMYHQFDRTMHPRQSILKHILGLRESNRELERTANQLEAKFSVGGPPLHTSAPHRPRPKSLILTAPHGRKESEEESGNAEEEVPARSGAERTVEGSSANENGYIELQGPFSTKPEPQMVSLELGVARMTC, from the exons GTGGAGCAGGTGAAGCTGCAGGATCGCTTCAGCAACAAGGTGATAGCAGGGACGCTGTACTTGACCGCCACGCACCTCATCTTCGTGGAGAGCAGCTCGGGTTCGAGCAATGCACAGGAGATTTGG ATCCTGCACCACCACATTGCCTCGGTGGAGAAGCTGTCCCTGACGGCGGgaggctgccccctgctgatTCAATGCCGTAACTTCCGCGTGGTGCACTTCGTGATTCCACGTGAGCGCGACTGCCATGATGTCTACAGCTCCCTGCTGCGGCTACTGCGGCCAg CATACTACGAGGAGCTCTACGCCTTCTCCTACAACCCCAAGCAGAATGACCAGCAGCGGGAGGAGGGCTGGCAGCTTATCGACCTGAACGCTGAGTTTGAGCGCATGGGTGTGCCATGTGACCAGTGGCAGCTGACCGACGTGAACCGGGAGTACAAG GTATGTGAGACCTACCCGAGGGACCTGTATGTCCCTGTCACCGCCAGCAAGCCCATCATCGTAGGCAGCTCCAAGTTCAGGAGTAAAGGACGTTTCCCCGTGCTCACCTATTTCTACCAAGAAAAGAAG GCAGCTGTGTGCCGGTGCAGCCAGCCATTGTCCGGCTTCAGTGCACGCTGCCTGGAGGATGAACACCTGCTGCAAGCCATCAGCAAGGCCAATCACAACTGCCGCTATGTCTACGTCATGGACACACGACCCAAG ctgaatgcactggccaatcgcGCCGCAGGgaagggctacgagaatgaggACAACTACTCCAACATCCGCTTTCAGTTTGTGGGCATCGAGAACATCCACGTGATGAGGGCAAGTCTGCAGAAGCTTCTGGAAG TGGTGGGTGCTCGCTTCCTCTCCATGACCGATTATCTCCAGGGGCTTGAGAGCTCTGGCTGGCTGCGGCACATCAAGGCCGTTGTGGACGCCGCTATATTCCTTACCAAG GCTGTGGCAGTTGAGGGCGCCAGCGTGCTGGTGCACTGCTCCGATGGGTGGGACCGCACTGCACAAGTCTGCTCCTTGGGGGCACTGCTGATGGACCCCTACTACCGCACCATCAAAGGCTTCATG GTTTTAATCGAAAAGGACTGGATCTCCTTCGGGCACAAGTTTGCTGACAG GTGTGACCAGCTGGACGGTGATCCCAAGGAGGTGTCGCCGGTGTTCACGCAGTTCCTGGACTGCGTGTGGCAGGTGACCGAGCAGTTCCCCCAGGCCTTCCAGTTCAGCGAGTGGTTCCTCATCCAGATCCACGAGCATGTGCACTCCTGCCAGTTCGGCAACTTCTTGGGGAACAgccagagggagagggaggagctACA GTTAAAGGAGAAAACCCACTCGCTGTGGTCCTACCTGCTGGCCGAGCAGCAGAACTATGAGAACCCTCTGTACAGCCCCGCCCTGGCCGAGACCCAGCCCATCCTGGAACCCAGCACCCTGCCCTGCCACTTCAA GTTCTGGAGGAACATGTACCACCAGTTTGATCGGACCATGCACCCCCGCCAGTCCATCCTCAAGCACATCCTAGGTCTCAGAGAGAGCAACCGCGAGCTGGAGaggacagccaatcagctggAGGCG AAATTTAGTGTCGGAGGGCCCCCCCTGCACACCAGCGCCCCTCACAGACCTCGCCCGAAGTCGCTTATCCTGACGGCGCCCCATGGACGTAAGGAGTCAGAGGAGGAGAGTGGCAATGCAGAGGAGGAGGTACCAGCGCGCAGCGGAGCGGAGCGGACAGTGGAGGGCAGCAGTGCCAATGAGAACGGCTACATCGAGCTGCAGGGTCCGTTCAGCACCAAGCCGGAACCGCAGATGGTCAGCCTGGAGCTGGGTGTGGCCCGCATGACATGCTGA
- the amer2 gene encoding APC membrane recruitment protein 2: MDVQNQSSEALSCEPAAPGRINRAAFKLFGQRRAGAALGRSRTHDGLGERDKEDGGEPVGGARRLSRPHAATAAARHAVTKSLSFFSLLRRSGRGGASEPRPSRQRTGLRGLLGSMRWPRRHKEAQGAPRQEHGPLEPARDAVVLSLEPQAMAPDPPMDAAQDLNGHLPDSLGAEPSPSSIRTPLAAPTVMVTPPGRSGGTGHPPSEHSVDRLCCLFTDVTSLKSFDSLTGCGDIIADAEDEGADSQSSSGTGSSSGAGPGGEAPAEEDTSPARDCMPTVVPSVISPPVLEDPPTPLKAQGGVEAYMGGGEEMASPEQVDEADMQDLWHMLPRQGAPPPLAMQSEKKPPPVRALGLSKIPISGRVGAWSLRQTTPDEGRGKDLAAQEAPPNSDEGYWDSPTPGPDEDDEGGEEESASPLLRDSCSGDALYDLYVDPEPSPGLGASDEEVTKLSKLTKPPQVGPSPEAASSFRSLKGSTSLPRDSRIPISAKQVAPSHSASQGALLPGPPDAPQPKTELPRTKIPVSKVPVRRISNKPTSTRLHDTHRK; encoded by the coding sequence ATGGATGTGCAGAACCAGAGCAGCGAGGCCCTCTCATGCGAGCCTGCGGCCCCTGGACGCATCAATAGGGCTGCCTTCAAGCTGTTTGGCCAACGCAGGGCGGGGGCAGCACTGGGCAGGAGCCGGACGCATGATGGGCTGGGTGAACGCGATAAGGAAGATGGTGGTGAGCCAGTGGGCGGGGCCAGGCGCCTGTCCCGCCCCCACGCTGCCACTGCTGCGGCCCGCCACGCCGTCACCAAGTCACTCAGCTTCTTCTCGCTACTGCGCCGGAGTGGGCGGGGGGGTGCCAGCGAGCCACGGCCCTCCCGGCAGCGTACGGGCCTGCGGGGACTGCTGGGGAGTATGCGCTGGCCTCGGCGGCACAAGGAGGCGCAGGGAGCCCCGCGGCAAGAACACGGACCCCTGGAGCCAGCCAGGGATGCTGTGGTGCTGAGCCTGGAGCCCCAGGCGATGGCGCCGGATCCTCCCATGGATGCAGCTCAAGACCTGAATGGCCACCTGCCTGACAGCTTGGGGGCCGAGCCCAGCCCCTCCTCCATTCGGACCCCACTGGCAGCCCCCACTGTGATGGTGACCCCTCCCGGGCGCAGTGGCGGCACTGGGCATCCCCCCTCAGAGCATTCGGTGGACCGCCTGTGCTGCCTGTTCACTGACGTCACATCCCTAAAAAGCTTTGACTCGCTGACGGGCTGCGGTGACATCATCGCTGATGCTGAGGATGAGGGGGCGGACAGCCAGAGCAGCAGCGGCACGGGGAGCAGCAGCGGGGCCGGACCAGGGGGAGAAGCCCCTGCTGAGGAAGACACGTCTCCAGCCCGGGACTGCATGCCAACAGTAGTGCCCTCTGTGATTTCTCCACCTGTGCTCGAGGACCCCCCTACTCCGCTAAAGGCACAGGGCGGCGTGGAGGCCTATATGGGAGGCGGCGAAGAGATGGCCAGCCCTGAGCAGGTCGACGAAGCCGACATGCAAGATCTCTGGCACATGCTGCCCCGCCAGGGCGCCCCTCCCCCTCTAGCCATGCAGTCCGAGAAAAAGCCCCCCCCAGTGAGAGCCCTGGGACTGAGCAAGATACCCATCAGTGGCAGGGTGGGGGCATGGTCACTTCGGCAGACCACGCCCGATGAGGGAAGGGGCAAAGATCTGGCGGCACAAGAGGCCCCGCCCAACAGTGACGAAGGCTACTGGGACTCGCCGACGCCCGGCCCAGATGAGGATGACGAGGGCGGTGAGGAAGAGAGCGCCAGTCCCTTGCTGCGGGACAGCTGCAGTGGCGACGCCCTCTATGATCTCTATGTTGACCCCGAGCCGAGCCCAGGCCTGGGAGCTTCTGATGAGGAGGTGACCAAGCTGAGCAAGCTGACCAAGCCCCCCCAGGTGGGCCCCTCCCCCGAGGCTGCCTCCTCCTTCCGCTCCCTGAAGGGCAGCACCAGCCTGCCCCGCGACTCCAGGATCCCCATCAGCGCTAAGCAGGTGGCGCCGtctcactctgccagccagggGGCGCTGCTGCCTGGCCCACCTGATGCCCCACAGCCCAAGACTGAACTGCCCCGTACCAAGATACCCGTGTCCAAGGTCCCAGTGCGCCGCATCAGCAATAAACCAACGAGCACCAGGCTCCATGACACTCACAGGAAGTAG